The following coding sequences lie in one Microbacterium sp. XT11 genomic window:
- a CDS encoding DMT family transporter codes for MSAGLRWMRFRPQEAALVAITAVWGSTFLLVHWAMEHSGPWFFVGIRFLVAGLISVLIFWRTLRGIRWRDVGAGVAIGVMIHLGYGLQTLGLQTIDSSTSAFITAMYVPLVPLAQWAVFRRRPPAMAFVGAGLAFGGLMLIAGPDAFALSLGPGEIATMISTLPIAGEIILISLFASKVDLGRITVVQLLAAGVLGILTMPVTGEAVPAFSWVWVGAAVGLGAASCLIQLTMNWAQKSVSPTRATIIYAGEPVWAAVVGRIAGERLPMTALIGGALVVLGILASELRIVRRKGSATST; via the coding sequence ATGTCCGCTGGTCTTCGCTGGATGCGCTTCCGCCCGCAGGAGGCGGCGCTCGTCGCCATCACGGCGGTGTGGGGCAGCACGTTCCTGCTCGTGCACTGGGCGATGGAGCACTCCGGACCGTGGTTCTTCGTCGGCATCCGATTTCTCGTCGCCGGGCTCATCAGCGTGCTGATCTTCTGGCGCACGCTGCGCGGCATCCGCTGGCGCGACGTCGGCGCCGGCGTCGCGATCGGCGTCATGATCCATCTGGGTTACGGACTGCAGACCCTCGGGCTGCAGACCATCGACTCCAGCACCTCCGCGTTCATCACGGCGATGTACGTGCCGCTGGTCCCGCTCGCGCAGTGGGCCGTGTTCCGCCGGCGTCCGCCTGCGATGGCCTTCGTCGGGGCGGGGCTGGCCTTCGGGGGTCTCATGCTCATCGCCGGACCGGACGCGTTCGCGCTGAGCCTCGGCCCCGGAGAGATCGCCACCATGATCAGCACCCTGCCGATCGCCGGGGAGATCATCCTCATCAGCCTGTTCGCATCGAAGGTCGACCTCGGCCGCATCACCGTGGTGCAGCTGCTCGCCGCCGGGGTGCTCGGCATCCTCACCATGCCCGTGACCGGAGAAGCGGTACCGGCGTTCTCCTGGGTGTGGGTGGGAGCGGCCGTGGGCCTCGGCGCGGCGAGCTGCCTCATCCAGCTCACGATGAACTGGGCGCAGAAGTCGGTGTCGCCCACGCGCGCGACCATCATCTACGCGGGCGAGCCGGTGTGGGCCGCCGTCGTCGGGCGCATCGCCGGCGAGCGGCTTCCGATGACCGCGCTCATCGGCGGCGCGCTCGTCGTGCTCGGCATCCTCGCCAGCGAACTGCGGATCGTGCGCCGGAAGGGATCCGCGACCTCGACGTGA
- a CDS encoding GTP cyclohydrolase II has protein sequence MIETSTVAPLATERTRVRVPMRFADGYSTTADVVTFDGLIDGREHLLLGLGDWQGALERAAAGGDAPLVRPHSECLTGDVFGSQRCDCGPQLREAVERIADEGGFLLYLRQEGRGIGLYAKLDAYALQDAGLDTYEANVALGHGEDERDYTVAAQMLTAIGVDSIRLLSNNPDKAVQLDALGIRVAERVPTGVHLSEANTRYLQAKRDHTAHTIDLSAA, from the coding sequence ATGATTGAAACTTCAACCGTCGCGCCGCTCGCCACCGAACGGACCCGCGTGCGCGTGCCGATGCGGTTCGCCGACGGCTACTCCACCACGGCCGACGTGGTGACGTTCGACGGGCTGATCGACGGGCGCGAGCACCTGCTGCTCGGGCTCGGCGACTGGCAGGGCGCTCTGGAGCGCGCGGCAGCCGGCGGCGACGCCCCGCTCGTGCGTCCTCACAGCGAGTGCCTGACCGGCGACGTCTTCGGCTCCCAGCGCTGCGACTGCGGACCTCAGCTGCGCGAGGCGGTCGAGCGCATCGCCGACGAGGGCGGCTTCTTGCTCTACCTGCGCCAGGAGGGCCGGGGCATCGGCCTCTACGCCAAGCTCGACGCGTATGCCCTGCAGGACGCAGGCCTCGACACCTATGAGGCGAACGTCGCCCTCGGTCACGGCGAAGACGAGCGCGACTACACCGTCGCAGCGCAGATGCTCACGGCCATCGGGGTCGACAGCATCCGGCTCCTCAGCAACAACCCCGACAAGGCCGTGCAGCTCGATGCCCTCGGCATCCGTGTCGCGGAGCGCGTCCCCACCGGCGTGCACCTGTCCGAGGCCAACACCCGCTACCTGCAGGCCAAGCGCGACCACACCGCGCACACCATCGACCTGTCCGCCGCCTGA
- a CDS encoding MarR family winged helix-turn-helix transcriptional regulator, producing MTSDRRLDDDEMATWLPTIRFVQLLPQVLDRTLKAEAGLKHAHYAILVTLAADADRAIPMTELAEIAGLSRSRLSHAIDALEERGWVVRTSCSSDRRTLTAALTDAGRELLRSAAPVHVAQIRELVLDPLSADERAQLGAILSKLLPGIAAAL from the coding sequence ATGACCTCCGATCGCCGACTCGACGACGACGAGATGGCGACCTGGTTGCCGACCATCCGCTTCGTCCAGCTGCTGCCGCAGGTGCTCGACCGCACCCTGAAGGCAGAGGCGGGGCTCAAGCACGCGCACTACGCGATCCTCGTCACGCTCGCCGCCGACGCCGACAGGGCCATCCCGATGACCGAGCTCGCCGAGATCGCGGGGCTCAGCCGGTCGCGGCTCAGCCATGCCATCGACGCGCTCGAGGAGCGCGGCTGGGTCGTGCGCACCAGCTGCAGCAGTGACAGGCGCACGCTCACGGCGGCGCTGACGGATGCCGGGCGCGAGCTGCTCCGTTCGGCGGCGCCGGTGCACGTGGCACAGATCCGCGAGCTGGTGCTCGACCCGCTCTCTGCCGACGAGCGCGCGCAGCTCGGGGCGATCCTGTCCAAGCTGCTCCCGGGCATCGCCGCCGCCCTGTAA
- a CDS encoding helix-turn-helix domain-containing protein, whose product MADLVPFPRSPRRPSDPEPLWRHLLGDQLRRRRHGRDETLTETAEKAGVSPQYLSEVERGLKEPSSEMIAAIAGALDTSLIELTSAIADELRSTGVPASAPASAAVSAGRAAFALAA is encoded by the coding sequence ATGGCCGACCTCGTCCCGTTCCCGCGCTCGCCTCGCCGCCCGTCCGACCCGGAGCCGCTCTGGCGCCACCTGCTCGGCGACCAGCTGCGCCGCCGACGACACGGCCGCGACGAGACCCTCACCGAGACCGCCGAGAAGGCCGGGGTCTCGCCGCAGTACCTGTCCGAGGTGGAGCGCGGACTCAAGGAGCCTTCCAGCGAGATGATCGCGGCCATCGCCGGTGCCCTCGACACCAGCCTCATCGAGCTGACGAGCGCGATCGCCGACGAGCTGCGGTCCACCGGCGTACCGGCATCCGCTCCGGCGAGCGCGGCGGTGTCGGCCGGGCGGGCTGCGTTCGCTCTCGCCGCCTGA
- a CDS encoding ClpP family protease — MSSYTIPNVIAQHPRGERVMDVYSHLLAERVVYLGTGIDAGVANALIAQLLHLDADSPESAVQFYINSEGGDPGAALAIYDTMQHIRPAIATTCVGQAIGPAALLVAAGAPGQRSALSHARIVLHQPAGQSRGAIPDLILAADEVVRVRADMEEILARHTGRSVAELRADTDRDRVFTASAAVEYGLIDTVLGARG, encoded by the coding sequence GTGAGCAGCTACACGATCCCCAACGTCATCGCGCAGCACCCCCGCGGGGAGCGCGTCATGGACGTGTATTCGCACCTGCTCGCCGAACGGGTCGTGTACCTCGGCACCGGCATCGACGCGGGCGTGGCGAACGCCCTGATCGCGCAGCTGCTGCACCTCGACGCCGACAGTCCGGAGAGTGCCGTGCAGTTCTACATCAACAGCGAGGGAGGCGATCCGGGAGCGGCGCTGGCGATCTACGACACGATGCAGCACATCCGCCCGGCGATCGCGACGACCTGCGTCGGCCAGGCCATCGGGCCCGCGGCGCTGCTCGTCGCCGCAGGAGCGCCCGGTCAGCGGTCGGCGCTCTCGCACGCCCGCATCGTGCTGCATCAGCCTGCGGGTCAGTCGCGCGGCGCCATCCCCGACCTCATCCTCGCGGCCGACGAGGTTGTGCGGGTGCGCGCCGACATGGAGGAGATCCTCGCCCGCCATACCGGGCGCTCCGTCGCGGAGCTGCGTGCCGACACCGACCGCGACCGCGTCTTCACGGCATCCGCCGCCGTGGAGTACGGGCTCATCGACACGGTGCTCGGCGCGCGCGGCTGA
- a CDS encoding ClpP family protease translates to MSEDNPNPQFGPEARRALFHERVLVLDGALDDDNGTLLMTQLLTLASEDPVADIALWIHSPGGSVPSMLAIRDLMRIVPNDVSTLALGLACSAGQFLLSAGTKGKRRALPHARILMHQGSAGIGGSAVEIETQADDLRHMRDTVLGLISDDTGQPRERIFEDSLHDRWYTAEQAREYGFIDGIVSSFAEVMPRRRARVGLGVDA, encoded by the coding sequence ATGAGCGAAGACAACCCCAACCCCCAGTTCGGGCCCGAGGCCCGCAGGGCGCTGTTCCACGAGCGGGTGCTCGTGCTCGACGGCGCCCTCGACGACGACAACGGCACGCTGCTCATGACGCAGCTGCTCACGCTCGCATCCGAGGACCCGGTGGCCGACATCGCCCTGTGGATCCACTCGCCCGGCGGCTCCGTGCCGTCGATGCTGGCGATCCGCGACCTCATGAGGATCGTGCCGAACGACGTCTCGACCCTGGCGCTCGGACTCGCGTGCAGCGCAGGGCAGTTCCTGCTGTCCGCCGGCACCAAGGGCAAGCGCAGGGCGCTGCCGCACGCGCGCATCCTGATGCATCAGGGGTCCGCGGGCATCGGCGGCTCCGCGGTCGAGATCGAGACGCAGGCCGACGACCTGCGGCACATGCGCGACACCGTGCTCGGACTCATCTCCGACGACACCGGGCAGCCGCGGGAGCGCATCTTCGAGGACTCGCTGCACGACCGGTGGTACACCGCCGAGCAGGCGAGGGAGTACGGGTTCATCGACGGCATCGTGTCGTCGTTCGCCGAGGTGATGCCGCGCCGCCGCGCTCGCGTCGGGCTGGGGGTGGACGCGTGA
- a CDS encoding trans-sulfuration enzyme family protein, with the protein MTAPLHPDTVAVHSGRSDLEGLGVHALPIDLSTTNPLPDVERGGDSYEAMATGGRPPADGSMVYARLWNPTVARFEEALAELEHAEASVAFSSGMAAMTAVILAHGSAAGKHHVVAVRPLYGGTDHLLGSGLLGVETTYCHPEEVAASIRPDTGLVVLETPANPTLDLADIAAVVAQAGEVPVVVDNTFATPVLQNPLDLGAAMSLHSATKYLGGHGDVIAGVVACSERTAEALRRVRAITGGLLHPLGAYLLHRGLTTLPVRMRQQQDNARRVVQWLIDRPEVAEVFYPGLDGDPHGILHRQMRGTGAMIAMRMRGGYAAASAVAASTRLFTHAVSLGGVDSLIQHPAALTHRPVPAEARPAADVLRLSIGLENADDLIADLAQAFAATSSRASDAELHAVR; encoded by the coding sequence ATGACTGCACCGCTGCATCCCGACACCGTCGCCGTCCACAGCGGCCGTTCCGACCTCGAGGGTCTCGGGGTCCACGCGCTGCCGATCGACCTGTCCACCACCAATCCGCTGCCCGACGTCGAACGCGGCGGCGACTCGTACGAGGCCATGGCGACGGGCGGCCGTCCGCCGGCCGACGGCAGCATGGTCTACGCGCGCCTGTGGAACCCCACGGTCGCGCGGTTCGAGGAGGCGCTCGCCGAGCTCGAGCACGCCGAGGCGTCCGTCGCCTTCTCGTCGGGCATGGCGGCGATGACCGCGGTGATCCTCGCGCACGGCTCCGCGGCGGGGAAGCACCACGTCGTCGCGGTGCGGCCGCTGTACGGCGGCACCGACCACCTGCTCGGCTCCGGTCTGCTGGGCGTGGAGACCACGTACTGCCACCCCGAGGAGGTCGCGGCGTCGATCCGCCCCGACACGGGACTCGTCGTGCTCGAGACCCCAGCCAACCCGACGCTCGACCTCGCCGACATCGCGGCTGTGGTCGCGCAGGCGGGAGAGGTGCCCGTCGTCGTCGACAACACCTTCGCCACCCCTGTGCTGCAGAACCCCCTCGACCTCGGCGCGGCGATGTCGCTGCACAGTGCGACGAAGTACCTCGGAGGGCACGGCGACGTCATCGCCGGTGTCGTCGCCTGCAGCGAGCGGACGGCCGAGGCGCTGCGGCGGGTGCGGGCGATCACGGGAGGACTCCTGCACCCGCTCGGCGCGTATCTGCTGCACCGCGGGCTCACGACCCTGCCGGTGCGCATGCGGCAGCAGCAGGACAACGCACGCCGCGTCGTGCAGTGGCTGATCGACCGACCCGAGGTCGCGGAGGTGTTCTACCCGGGGCTCGACGGCGACCCTCACGGCATCCTGCATCGTCAGATGCGGGGCACCGGCGCCATGATCGCGATGCGGATGCGGGGCGGCTATGCCGCGGCATCCGCCGTCGCCGCTTCGACCCGGCTCTTCACGCACGCGGTGTCGCTCGGCGGCGTCGACTCGCTGATCCAGCATCCGGCCGCGCTCACCCACCGCCCCGTGCCGGCCGAGGCGCGGCCAGCCGCCGACGTGCTGCGGCTGTCGATCGGGCTGGAGAACGCCGACGACCTCATCGCCGACCTCGCGCAGGCGTTCGCGGCGACGTCGTCTCGCGCGTCCGACGCCGAGCTGCACGCCGTGCGCTGA
- a CDS encoding Lrp/AsnC family transcriptional regulator — protein MAKAQLDETDLEILAALTHDADVTNKALAHRLGLAESTCAHRVRALRDRGVIRDTRVRIDGAALGFPLQAIIKVRLTNHTGPKVTALFDALVAIPRVLQVFHVAGVDDFLVHVAVQDATALRDIVLEHITIHPVVRGTETQLVFELRDGRGLLA, from the coding sequence TTGGCCAAAGCGCAACTCGACGAGACCGATCTGGAGATCCTCGCCGCACTCACCCACGACGCCGACGTGACCAACAAGGCTCTCGCACACCGTTTGGGCCTGGCGGAGTCGACCTGCGCGCACCGGGTACGGGCCCTCCGCGATCGCGGCGTCATCCGCGACACCCGCGTGCGGATCGACGGGGCGGCGCTCGGCTTCCCGCTGCAGGCGATCATCAAGGTGCGCCTCACGAACCACACCGGCCCCAAGGTCACGGCGCTGTTCGACGCGCTCGTCGCGATCCCGCGCGTGCTGCAGGTGTTCCACGTCGCCGGCGTCGACGACTTCCTCGTGCACGTCGCCGTGCAAGACGCCACGGCGTTGCGCGACATCGTGCTCGAGCACATCACGATCCACCCGGTTGTGCGCGGCACCGAGACGCAGCTCGTGTTCGAACTGCGCGACGGCCGCGGGTTGCTGGCCTGA
- a CDS encoding AMP-binding protein — MSRSTTSIREMRDFLFANATDYDAARAGFRWPDPAEFNFALEWFDVIAAEKPDRPAVQIVEADLSLRAWTYGELSARSSQVANWLTQLGIRRGDHVIVMLGNTIELWEVMLAITKIGAVSIPTSTLLSASDLAYRIDHGRARAVVTLGSLAPKLEGADVLRIGIGDDVPVGWARFADSASAATEFEPDGPTPASDTALLYFTSGTTNRPKLVQHTHASYPIGHLSTMWWLGLRPDDVHLNISSPGWAKHAWSSFYSPFLAEATVFVYNYDRFDANTLMQVMDTHHVSTFCAPPTVWRMLIQADLGRLTHPPRELVGAGEPLNPEVIERVRNAWGGTIRDGFGQTEMTCCIGNSPGQPIKIGSMGRPLPGYPVVLLDPATGEVTDAEGEIALDLSQPPLGLMAGYFDDPEKTAESREGGFHHTGDIAVRDADGYLTYVGRADDVFKASDYKISPFELESVLLEHDLVVEAAVVPSPDPTRLAVPKAYVCLRADAAVDEVEAARSIFAYAHDRLSSHLWVRIMEFVPELPKTISGKIRRVELRAREAERVASGDESGQHRDRDYR; from the coding sequence ATGAGCCGCAGCACCACGTCGATCCGCGAGATGCGCGACTTCCTCTTCGCCAACGCGACCGACTACGACGCCGCGCGTGCCGGATTCCGCTGGCCCGACCCCGCCGAGTTCAACTTCGCACTGGAGTGGTTCGACGTCATCGCCGCCGAGAAGCCCGACCGGCCGGCGGTGCAGATCGTCGAGGCCGACCTCAGCCTCCGAGCGTGGACCTACGGCGAACTGTCCGCCCGCTCCAGCCAGGTCGCGAACTGGCTCACGCAGCTCGGCATCCGCCGCGGCGACCACGTCATCGTGATGCTCGGCAACACGATCGAGCTGTGGGAGGTCATGCTCGCGATCACCAAGATCGGCGCGGTGTCGATCCCCACCTCGACGCTGCTCTCGGCCTCCGACCTCGCCTACCGCATCGACCACGGCCGCGCCCGCGCCGTCGTCACGCTCGGCTCGCTCGCGCCGAAGCTGGAGGGCGCGGACGTGCTGCGCATCGGCATCGGCGACGACGTGCCCGTCGGATGGGCGCGGTTCGCCGACTCCGCATCGGCGGCGACGGAGTTCGAGCCCGACGGCCCGACGCCGGCCTCCGACACCGCGCTGCTCTACTTCACCAGCGGCACCACGAACCGCCCCAAGCTCGTGCAGCACACGCATGCGTCGTACCCGATCGGGCATCTCTCGACCATGTGGTGGCTGGGCCTGCGGCCCGACGACGTGCACCTGAACATCTCGTCGCCGGGGTGGGCGAAGCACGCCTGGTCGAGCTTCTATTCGCCGTTCCTCGCCGAGGCCACCGTCTTCGTCTACAACTACGACCGGTTCGACGCGAACACGCTGATGCAGGTCATGGACACGCATCACGTCTCGACCTTCTGCGCGCCGCCTACGGTATGGCGGATGCTGATCCAGGCCGACCTCGGTCGCCTCACGCATCCGCCGCGCGAGCTCGTCGGCGCCGGTGAGCCGCTGAATCCCGAGGTCATCGAGCGGGTGCGGAACGCGTGGGGCGGCACGATCCGCGACGGCTTCGGCCAGACCGAGATGACCTGCTGCATCGGCAACTCACCAGGTCAGCCGATCAAGATCGGTTCGATGGGACGACCGCTGCCCGGCTACCCCGTCGTGCTGCTCGACCCGGCGACGGGGGAGGTGACGGATGCCGAGGGCGAGATCGCGCTCGACCTGTCACAGCCGCCGCTCGGACTCATGGCCGGCTACTTCGACGACCCCGAGAAGACGGCGGAGTCACGCGAGGGCGGCTTCCACCACACGGGCGACATCGCCGTCCGCGACGCCGACGGCTACCTCACCTACGTCGGCCGCGCCGACGACGTGTTCAAGGCGTCCGATTACAAGATCTCCCCGTTCGAGCTGGAGTCGGTGCTGCTCGAACACGACCTCGTGGTGGAGGCCGCCGTGGTGCCGAGCCCCGATCCGACCCGGCTCGCGGTGCCGAAGGCGTACGTGTGCCTGCGCGCGGATGCCGCGGTGGACGAGGTCGAGGCCGCGCGGTCGATCTTCGCCTACGCGCACGACCGGCTCTCCTCGCACCTGTGGGTGCGGATCATGGAGTTCGTGCCGGAGCTGCCGAAGACGATCTCGGGCAAGATCCGGCGCGTCGAGCTGCGCGCACGCGAGGCCGAACGTGTGGCGTCAGGAGACGAGTCGGGCCAGCACCGCGACCGCGACTACCGCTGA
- a CDS encoding MATE family efflux transporter, translating to MATTLTTGRPWRVILAFSVPLLLGNVVQQLYQFVDAVVVGRHLGVDSLAAVGATGSLLFLLLGFAWGLTSGFAIPIAQAFGAGDDAAVRRSVATGVLLTGITSVILTVVAPLISAPVLALLQTPPELMAEATVFTQISFLGAGATMFFNYLSAIIRAIGDSRTPLVFLTVSCALNAGLVVLMVGPLEWGVAGAALATVVAQAVSVLLCLEFVRRRLPMLHLRRADWRITRDDLAEHLRLGLPMGFQASIIAIGTLTVQVALNTLGADAVAAYTTGSRVDSLGVAFLSSLGLAVSMYSAQNLGGRRPDRIRRGVIEATWMAIIGGALIGIVIIAFGAPMVRLFIGDGSDDVVDMAHLMLIINGCGYWALGVLFVLRGALQGLGHTLVPTITGVIELVARVSAAVVLGAMMGFPGVALSNPLAWLGAIVLLVPAYVRAHRGLARMPVDPVHATETSAIPIIGPVDGSMVVDAVVTQPVSVIRRSRLARLLRRAAAAPRRRSGA from the coding sequence ATGGCCACCACCCTCACCACGGGCCGTCCGTGGCGTGTCATCCTTGCCTTCTCCGTTCCGCTCCTGCTCGGCAACGTCGTGCAGCAGCTGTATCAGTTCGTCGATGCCGTCGTCGTCGGCCGTCACCTCGGCGTCGACTCCCTCGCTGCCGTCGGCGCGACGGGGTCGCTGCTCTTCCTGCTGCTCGGCTTCGCCTGGGGCCTCACGAGCGGTTTCGCGATCCCCATCGCCCAGGCGTTCGGCGCCGGAGACGACGCGGCCGTGCGCCGTTCCGTCGCGACCGGCGTGCTGCTCACCGGGATCACGAGTGTGATCCTCACCGTCGTGGCGCCGCTGATCTCGGCGCCCGTGCTGGCCCTGCTGCAGACGCCTCCGGAGCTCATGGCCGAAGCCACCGTCTTCACGCAGATCAGCTTCCTCGGCGCCGGCGCGACGATGTTCTTCAACTACCTCTCGGCCATCATCCGAGCGATCGGCGACTCGCGCACCCCGCTGGTGTTCCTCACGGTGTCGTGCGCCCTGAACGCCGGACTCGTCGTGCTCATGGTCGGTCCGCTGGAGTGGGGAGTCGCGGGCGCGGCCCTGGCCACAGTCGTGGCCCAGGCGGTCTCGGTGCTGCTGTGCCTGGAGTTCGTGCGTCGTCGGCTGCCGATGCTGCACCTGCGCCGTGCCGACTGGCGGATCACCAGGGACGACCTCGCCGAGCACCTGAGGCTCGGCCTCCCCATGGGGTTCCAGGCCTCGATCATCGCCATCGGCACGCTCACCGTGCAGGTGGCGCTCAACACCCTCGGGGCGGATGCCGTGGCGGCCTACACGACCGGTTCGCGGGTGGACAGCCTCGGCGTCGCCTTCCTGTCGTCGCTGGGGCTGGCGGTCTCGATGTACTCGGCGCAGAACCTCGGCGGGCGGCGGCCCGACCGCATCCGTCGCGGTGTGATCGAGGCGACGTGGATGGCGATCATCGGCGGCGCGCTGATCGGCATCGTCATCATCGCCTTCGGCGCGCCGATGGTGAGGCTGTTCATCGGCGATGGGTCCGATGACGTGGTCGACATGGCCCACCTCATGCTCATCATCAACGGCTGCGGGTACTGGGCCCTCGGTGTGCTCTTCGTGCTGCGCGGCGCGCTGCAGGGACTCGGTCACACGCTCGTCCCCACGATCACCGGCGTCATCGAGCTCGTCGCCCGCGTCTCGGCCGCCGTGGTCCTCGGTGCCATGATGGGCTTCCCCGGCGTCGCCCTGAGCAACCCCCTCGCCTGGCTCGGCGCGATCGTGCTGCTCGTGCCGGCGTACGTCCGCGCACACCGCGGTCTGGCGCGCATGCCCGTCGATCCGGTGCACGCGACGGAGACCTCGGCGATCCCGATCATCGGACCGGTGGACGGCTCGATGGTCGTCGACGCGGTCGTCACGCAGCCGGTGTCGGTGATCCGTCGTTCCCGGCTCGCGCGGCTCCTGAGGCGCGCCGCCGCTGCTCCGCGCCGCCGGTCCGGAGCCTGA
- the cycA gene encoding D-serine/D-alanine/glycine transporter has product MPGAAVDEDRRTTVTSQDTRGTAKGQGGTAKGQGEEHLRRALSNRHIQLLAIGGAIGTGLFMGSGKTISVAGPSVIFVYMIIGFMLFFVMRAMGELLLSNLKYKSFSDFASDLLGPWAGFFTGWTYWFCWVVTGVADVIAIAGYTDALIPGIPLWIPGLLVVIILLALNLPTVAAFGEMEFWFALIKIVAIVALIVTGLVMVFTGFQHDAGTASFANLWEHGGMFPHGFMGFVAGFQIAVFAFVGVELVGTAAAETRDPKRNLPKAINAIPIRILLFYVGALIVLMSVTPWTEYVAGESPFIAMFALAGLGIAATVVNLVVLTSAMSSANSGIYSTSRMVFGLAQDGDAPRVFGRLSKRKVPQNALFLSCVLLLSGVVLLYAGKDIGTAFDMVTTVSAVCFMFVWTIFLASYLVYRRTRPEKAATSAFRMPGGVFMVFVVLAFFVFILWALTTQPDTLTALLVTPIWFTILVVSWLFVRRSPHHIARHEAHIAYLRNESEE; this is encoded by the coding sequence ATGCCGGGTGCGGCAGTCGACGAGGACCGGAGGACCACAGTGACGAGTCAGGACACACGGGGCACGGCGAAGGGGCAGGGCGGCACCGCGAAGGGGCAGGGCGAAGAGCATCTGCGGCGAGCCCTGAGCAACCGCCACATCCAGCTCCTGGCGATCGGCGGGGCGATCGGCACCGGACTCTTCATGGGAAGCGGCAAGACCATCTCGGTCGCCGGCCCCTCGGTGATCTTCGTCTACATGATCATCGGCTTCATGCTCTTCTTCGTCATGCGGGCGATGGGCGAGCTGCTGCTCTCGAACCTCAAGTACAAGTCGTTCAGCGACTTCGCCAGCGACCTGCTCGGCCCGTGGGCGGGCTTCTTCACCGGCTGGACCTACTGGTTCTGCTGGGTCGTCACCGGCGTCGCCGACGTCATCGCGATCGCCGGGTACACGGATGCGCTCATCCCCGGCATCCCGCTGTGGATCCCTGGTCTGCTGGTGGTCATCATCCTGCTGGCGCTGAACCTGCCGACCGTCGCGGCCTTCGGCGAGATGGAGTTCTGGTTCGCCCTCATCAAGATCGTCGCCATCGTCGCCCTCATCGTCACGGGTCTCGTGATGGTGTTCACGGGCTTCCAGCACGACGCGGGCACGGCCTCGTTCGCGAACCTGTGGGAGCACGGCGGCATGTTCCCGCACGGCTTCATGGGCTTCGTCGCCGGGTTCCAGATCGCCGTCTTCGCGTTCGTCGGCGTCGAGCTCGTCGGCACCGCCGCGGCCGAGACGCGCGACCCGAAGCGCAACCTGCCGAAGGCCATCAACGCGATCCCGATCCGCATCCTGCTCTTCTACGTCGGCGCGCTGATCGTGCTCATGTCGGTGACGCCGTGGACCGAGTACGTCGCAGGCGAGAGCCCGTTCATCGCGATGTTCGCCCTCGCCGGGCTCGGCATCGCCGCGACCGTGGTCAACCTCGTGGTGCTGACCTCCGCCATGTCGAGCGCGAACTCCGGGATCTACTCGACGTCGCGCATGGTGTTCGGCCTCGCGCAGGACGGCGACGCTCCCCGGGTGTTCGGCCGCCTCTCGAAGCGCAAGGTGCCGCAGAACGCGCTGTTCCTGTCGTGCGTGCTGCTGCTCTCGGGCGTCGTGCTGCTCTACGCGGGCAAGGACATCGGCACCGCCTTCGACATGGTCACGACCGTGTCGGCCGTGTGCTTCATGTTCGTCTGGACGATCTTCCTCGCCAGCTACCTCGTGTACCGGCGGACGCGGCCCGAGAAGGCGGCGACCTCGGCGTTCCGCATGCCGGGCGGCGTGTTCATGGTGTTCGTGGTGCTCGCGTTCTTCGTGTTCATCCTGTGGGCACTCACGACCCAGCCCGACACGCTCACGGCTCTCCTGGTCACGCCGATCTGGTTCACGATCCTCGTCGTGTCGTGGCTGTTCGTGCGCAGGTCGCCGCACCACATCGCGCGGCACGAGGCCCACATCGCCTACCTCCGCAACGAGTCCGAGGAGTAG
- a CDS encoding YigZ family protein has product MSTDRSYPATIAAAVEHEIVIKKSRFIAHVEPVGSVEEADAVIAAVRKRFWDARHHCSAMVTGLGGDQARSNDDGEPSGTAGIPMLEVLRRRELTDVVAVVTRYFGGVKLGAGGLVRAYSTAVSEALDLAALVHRTALTRVSIDVAHADAGRYDNMLRDWAAHHGATLGEPRYGAMATLELWVPAGELDRLAADLAAASAGSVAAVLGEERIVDVPA; this is encoded by the coding sequence GTGAGCACGGACCGCAGCTACCCGGCGACGATCGCCGCGGCCGTCGAGCACGAGATCGTCATCAAGAAGTCGCGGTTCATCGCGCACGTCGAGCCGGTCGGCTCGGTCGAGGAGGCGGATGCCGTCATCGCGGCGGTGCGCAAGCGGTTCTGGGACGCACGACACCACTGCAGCGCGATGGTCACCGGCCTCGGCGGCGACCAGGCCCGCTCGAACGACGACGGGGAGCCGTCGGGCACGGCCGGCATCCCGATGCTGGAGGTGCTGCGGCGCCGCGAGCTCACCGACGTCGTGGCAGTCGTCACCCGATACTTCGGGGGCGTCAAGCTGGGTGCAGGCGGTCTCGTGCGGGCGTACTCGACCGCGGTGTCGGAGGCGCTCGACCTCGCCGCCCTCGTGCACCGAACGGCGCTCACCCGTGTCTCGATCGACGTGGCGCATGCGGATGCCGGTCGCTACGACAACATGCTGCGCGACTGGGCGGCCCATCACGGAGCCACGCTGGGCGAACCGCGCTACGGCGCCATGGCGACGCTCGAACTGTGGGTGCCCGCCGGAGAGCTCGATCGCCTCGCCGCCGACCTCGCGGCGGCATCCGCCGGATCCGTCGCGGCCGTGCTCGGTGAGGAGCGCATCGTCGACGTGCCGGCCTGA